The Halorussus gelatinilyticus genome contains the following window.
CAGCTTCGCGGAGGACCCCCAAAACGTCGATTTCCGCTATCTGGAGGACGTCATCGCCGAGAACGAGCGAAACGACGTCCGCGCCATCGGCATCACCTTCGAGACCAAGCCCGACTGGTGTGACCCCGAGCAGATAAATCGGATGCTGGACCTCGGCGGCACGAAGGTCGAGGTCGGCGTCCAGACCACCTACGAGCGAATCAACCGCGAGATGCACCGGGGCCACGGCGTGCAGGCCTCCATCGACGCTAACCGGCGACTCCGGGACTCGGCGTTCAAGGTCGGCTTCCACATGATGCCCGGCCAGCCGGGAATGTCCAAGGAGATGTGTCTCGAAGACTTCCGGCGACTGTTCGAGGACGAGAAGTGGAAGCCCGACTACCTGAAAATCTACCCGACGCTCGTCGTCCGGGGCACCGCGACCTACGACTGGTGGCACCGCGACGAGTACGAACCGCTCCAGAACGAGGAGGCCGCCGAGTTGGTCGCGGAGATCAAGTCGATGATTCCGAAGTACACCCGCCTCCAGCGCGTCCAGCGCGACATCCCCGCGGACTTCATCGACGCCGGGGTCTGGAAGTCGAACCTCCGGCAGTTGGCCCGGAAGAAGATGGACGACCACGGCTGGACCTGCGACTGCATCCGGTGTCGCGAGGTCGGGATGAACGACGAGGACCCCGAGAACGTCGAACTCGACGTGATGACCTACGAGGCCGCTGGCGGCACGGAACACTTCATCAGCTACGAGGACCCCGACAAGGACCTCCTGATAGGCTTCTGCCGCCTGCGCGAACCCGGAAATCCGGTGCGCCGGGAACTCGAAGACGCCGCCCTCGTGCGGGAACTCCACGTCTACGGCCCGATGGTCGAGGTCGGCGACGAGTCCTACGACTGGCAGCACAAGGGCTACGGCACGAAACTGCTCCGGAAGGCCGAGGAGTTGGCGGCCGACGCGGGCTACGGGAAGGTCAGCGTCATCTCGGGCATCGGTGCCCGCGAGTACTACCGCGAGAAGTTGGGCTACCATCAGGACGGGCCGTACGTGAGCAAGCGACTGTAATCGCCGGCAGGTGTTCTCACGCCGCTATGACAGATTCGACGTACACCTCTCCTCTGCCAGTGGCCTCATTACCGCGAGTCCGCTATCCGCCCCATGCACCTCACCCTCTTGGGCTCGGGCGGCGATTCCCAGACCCCGATGCCGACCTGCGACTGTCGCGTC
Protein-coding sequences here:
- a CDS encoding tRNA uridine(34) 5-carboxymethylaminomethyl modification radical SAM/GNAT enzyme Elp3, which encodes MSTETPDATETEAFERVCEELVERILDGDVERDELESEKLSVCSEHSSPKVPKNSELLDYAPEERREDLQEVLQNKPVRTASGVSPVAIMTSPHQCPHGKCLYCPGGPGSEFSSSQSYTGHEPAAARGVQNDYDPYGQVTLRLEQLREIGHPVDKVELILMGGTMTARSHDYQEWFVKRALEAMNDYDTGKSPEPAEGVSFAEDPQNVDFRYLEDVIAENERNDVRAIGITFETKPDWCDPEQINRMLDLGGTKVEVGVQTTYERINREMHRGHGVQASIDANRRLRDSAFKVGFHMMPGQPGMSKEMCLEDFRRLFEDEKWKPDYLKIYPTLVVRGTATYDWWHRDEYEPLQNEEAAELVAEIKSMIPKYTRLQRVQRDIPADFIDAGVWKSNLRQLARKKMDDHGWTCDCIRCREVGMNDEDPENVELDVMTYEAAGGTEHFISYEDPDKDLLIGFCRLREPGNPVRRELEDAALVRELHVYGPMVEVGDESYDWQHKGYGTKLLRKAEELAADAGYGKVSVISGIGAREYYREKLGYHQDGPYVSKRL